One window of the Colletotrichum lupini chromosome 9, complete sequence genome contains the following:
- a CDS encoding L-fuculose-phosphate aldolase has protein sequence MLNQDACTFFKDHAVHDMFGGIAFETSEGERIATALGNKRCAILKNHGLLTTGKTVDEAAFLYTLMENSCRIQLLAEAAVASGIEKHLCPDAEAEYTYRLTTPEAMWLEFQPDYEYELAMSGGDFLS, from the coding sequence ATGCTCAACCAAGACGCGTGCACATTCTTCAAAGATCATGCCGTTCACGACATGTTTGGCGGCATTGCATTCGAAACCTCGGAAGGAGAGAGGATAGCTACGGCTCTAGGCAACAAAAGGTGTGCCATCTTGAAGAACCATGGTCTCTTGACGACAGGGAAGACCGTCGATGAGGCGGCGTTCCTGTATACCCTGATGGAAAACTCCTGTCGCATACAGCTTCTTGCAGAGGCTGCTGTAGCATCGGGGATCGAGAAGCACCTTTGTCCTGATGCCGAAGCTGAGTATACATACCGTTTGACTACACCTGAGGCCATGTGGTTGGAGTTCCAGCCGGATTACGAATATGAACTGGCCATGTCAGGCGGAGACTTTCTCTCGTGA